The genomic segment ATGTGCCCTTTAGGGGGCTTTTAGCAAGCCAGCTGGTGTGCAAGGAATGCAGATTTAAGGTAGACTTATCAAGTGTGCTTGCAAGTTGTCACAAACTGCTAGATAGTTGGACTTCCTACATTGTTTCTGATTGTTTTTTGCTTATATCAGTGCCCTGTCAAGTTTGATGGATTTGATAGCATTTCTCTAAGCCTACCAATGACACTTCAGGTAGGCAATCATAAGTCTCCGCTCGATACAGACCAGTAACAGTATGGTTTCACCTAACATCTTAACACACCCAGGATCCAAAGTGAAAGTCGACCTAGTTTCCTAGATACTGGCGACTTGCTGCTGTTTCATATTTGTaaaactgtacaaaaaaaataaaatggctttgttcatttttttagtGCCCAGCTTTCAATAAGCATCCACTTCAAACTAGtgcttacccccccccccccccaccttagGCACCAATTATGAAATAAGTGCCCCCTTCCAATAATCATAAAGAATAAAGTTACCATTTTCTTAACCTCTATGTCACCATATGCTGTGTCCCTTGGTGGCATGTGGAGAGGGGACATTGCAACAATTTCATCCTGAAACATTTCTTGGTAGATCCATCACACTAACAGAAGATCCACTGTGGCATTTATCTctagttgttgttgctgttgtcaGCAAATACCACATATTGCCTTTCACTATTGGTGGGACTAGTTACAATGACTGGGTTTCAATTACCTTCTAATCTAGGTTGGGCTGAGCTTAGAGGATCTGCTACAGAAATTTGTTTGTTCAGAATCCGTAGACTCCGTGGAGTGCAAGGGTTGTGGAAATCTTGGATCAGAAAACACAAAGTCGTCCTTCATTAAGCGCCTCACAGTTGGGAAAGTAGGTTATACAGGGGAGTTCCTGGGCTGTTTTCACCATTTAAGCAACCACCCGATTATTGCAAAGATATGGTTTTTCAGATGTAAATTCTTATCTGCCTTTTTAAGAGATTGTTAAAAAAACGTTTGCTTAACTAGAAGCTATGCTGCTGTCATGGGTAAGATTTATCGAATTTTGAAGGGTTATTGGGCAACTAAAATAGTTTCAAGAAAACTAGAAAAtcatagagaaaaaagaacAGTTGTTTGTCAAAATTCCATCTTTGTAAAAAATTTACTTTGTCATGTACTCAAGTATTAAGTAAGTTTACTCATTTATTGTTCATACTTATTCATAAGGTTTTCATAATTCCAACTCGTAGGTCAATGTATAAAGTTCAATGCTTAATGTCATTTCTTTGTCATGTTCCCAAGTCTTAGAGACCTTTTTTTACAGCTGCCGCAGTGCCTCTGCATCCATGTCAAACGCACCTACTGGCACAATAATGGTATGCCGTACAAGATCAATACGTTTGTGAGATTTGGGGAATATCTCAACCTTGGTCCATACATGTACGATCCAGTATCCCGCAGCCCCAAGAGATCCCGGTCAGATCTTAACCTGCCCATGACTATCAAATTACTAGCAGAGGGCGATGAGGGCATGAGGTCGCCCACCAAAAGAGTTCGCACAAGTTCTGTCAACATGCAGATGCTGTCAGAGCTGGGCAGTGCATTCCCAAGTGGATTACTTTCACCCATCAGCTTTAGCAGACAGAACTCTGAGAGCAGGTTTGTACATCGCTTGTGACCAGCTTCAGGCCCATAACCTGATTATAGCCAGAGTTTGTTGAGGATAAATGCACAGGCATATATATTATCGATTCAATTCTTGATAATGACTTTTGTCAGTCGGAAGGAGGGGGATTGCATgtcccctgcacccacccctagcaacaGGCACCATcttcacccacccctagcaacaTGCACCAtctgcacccacccctagcaacaTGCACCAtctgcacccacccctagcaacaCGCACCCtctgcacccacccctagcaacaTGCACCAactgcacccacccctagcaacaCGCACCACCTGCAGCCACCCTTAGCAACACGCACCACCTGCAGCCACCCCTAGCAACACGCACCACCTGCAGCCACCCTTAGCAACACGCACCACCTGCAGCCACCCTTAGCAACACGCACCAtctgcacccacccctagcaacaTGCACCAtctgcacccacccctagcaacaCGCACCACCTGCAGCCACCCTTAGCAACACGCACCACCTGCAGCCACCCTTAGCAACACGCACCACCTGCAGCCACCCTTAGCAACACGCACCACCTGCAGCCACCCTTAGCAACACGCACCacctgcacccacccctagcaacaCCCACCAtctgcacccacccctagcaacaCGCACCacctgcacccacccctagcaacaCGCACCacctgcacccacccctagcaacaCGCACCAtctgcacccacccctagcaacaCGCACCacctgcacccacccctagcaacaCGCACCAtctgcacccacccctagcaacaCGCACCacctgcacccacccctagcaacaCGCACCAtctgcacccacccctagcaacaCGCACCAtctgcacccacccctagcaacaCGCACCAtctgcacccacccctagcaacaCGCACCacctgcacccacccctagcaacaCGCACCacctgcacccacccctagcaacaCGCACCAtctgcacccacccctagcaacaCGCACCAtctgcacccacccctagcaacaTGCACCATcttcacccacccctagcaacaCGCACCAtctgcacccacccctagcaacaCGCACCAtctgcacccacccctagcaacaCGCACCAtctgcacccacccctagcaacaCGCACCAtctgcacccacccctagcaacaCGCACCatgtgcacccacccctagcaacaCGCACCAtctgcacccacccctagcaacaCGCACCAtctgcacccacccctagcaacaCGCACCATCTGCAACCACCCCTAGCAACACGCACCAtctgcacccacccctagcaacaTGCACCAtctgcacccacccctagcaacaCGCACCAtctgcacccacccctagcaacaCGCACCAtctgcacccacccctagcaacaCACACCACCTGCACCCATCCCTAGCGACACGCACCAtctgcacccacccctagcaacaCGCACCAtctgcacccacccctagcaacaCGCACCacctgcacccacccctagcaacaCGCACCacctgcacccacccctagcaacaCGCACCacctgcacccacccctagcaacaCGCACCACGTGTACCCACCCACCACACCACCCACTGATGCCACGCACTATGTTCGTTACAGGTCACGCACTGTGTACCAACTCACCGCGGTCACATCCCACACGGGTGATGTTGACGACGGTCATTACGTCACTTATCGCCGCTTCGTGCCATCACACCCAGACGAGAGAGGCTCCCTGTGGCTCTACACCTCGGACGAACTTGTGGAAGTCGCTACACACGATCAGGTGTTCTCGAGCTCTGCGTACATGCTTTACTATGAGCGATGTCCCGCGGGTTTCGAGGAACTCGCTAAATGTTTCGAATCGGTGATGGAATGCGACGATTGATGAGGCAAATTCTACTCGTGTGACGCCAATAAACGAATGGCTTCACTTTCGACGGACATGCTCAGACATCCAGTGTACTTTGCGGTCGTTCTGCAAATGACATGTTTATAGAGTATAATTCGTACTTGCCAAATATGAAATAATGATGACGTGAATGGCGGAAAATATTCGTGATGTCGTCTTAGCGAGTCCCTTTAAGCATTTGGGTATATCCGTGGCTAAGAAAAGGGTATAAAAACATTCAGCTCTTCCTCAATATCACTATAAAATGGCATTGACTGGTGGAGTCAACAATACCAATACATTGTAACTATTTGAATGCTGTATATTTGAGATTTCTTTCTAGTGTAAATTATGTATATGCTGATGGTGTACCTAGCATaaggaagggtttttttttctatttgcaAGATTAAAATTAAGGAAAAATATATGATATCGACAAATTCTATGTGTTTTCCTCGGGTAAGAGGATGAAGGATACTAATCCCATTACTGGTAAAAACACAAGTCAGAAGCAAACCAGAAACGACTAAAGCAAATCAGAAAATAACAAAGTTATGCCACTTGAGAGAGATGTTATACGGGTTCAGCAATGTTTTATgggaatagccaatcagggcAAAGATTTATCTGGGACTTTACTCCCAAATAACGTTTAAGGAATGCCATAGCCATTCAGCCAATCAGGAGATATGTGATGGCATGCTTACATTCTAAAGGTTAACTCGATACAATTTTATGCCAATCAAAGGGATTTATATTTGACAACATAATTAACTACATCTTCAGACAAAGAATAACACATACACAAAATCGCTATAAAAACGTTGCTTACAAGACATCGGGAAACCAAACTAAAAGCATTTTTCGGAGCCaccaaaactaaaaaaagcgCTTGGAAAACATAACAATTAGGCGCTATAGaaattgatttattttatttaaagagaCCATGACACGAAAAACACATAAGCTTTTATAGCAACATATAGCTATCGATGTTTGGTTTTAAAAATGCCTTTGGGCTTATTGATAACAGTAATTTTTgtaatcgtgttttgaaaatgtctTGTCTTGGCGACtttttttgattggctaacgTCAAGAGTTGTACACACCAAGAGACATCGTGGTCTCTGTTTTTGACAtaattgatgacgtcatgccaATTCCCCAATTCCCCATGCCAATTCCCCAAGTGTGGTTGTTTAACGATGTTTCTATAATGAGATATAATAAGATGTGAGTATCCCAGTTCTCACCCTTCCAgcgcctcgaacgtctctctatttagtggccagcgaggttgagacGAGGCTCTGGCCTCTAGAAGCGCAATTCCGACTTCAGCTAGGTTCCGAATCTGAACTTGGTCGCTGGTTGGCCAATTGCCGTGTGGTCATGGAAACCAAGAAATTCTGACAGTTTTCAATTGTATTTTCGCTTCAAGGTCAAAACCGGTTTATAATTCTTGTTGTTCACAAACATCTAAACGAACGAAGTAGACGAGcgatatattattttgatcgCAAGTTTAATAGTGCTCAGTTCGAATTAGTTACAAAATTTActcagactcgtacccagtcgccaAAATGAGAAGAAACTAAGAAGGAATAAGGGAAACAaaattaatgcgcgggttgccTGTGGCGATTAATTAAGCGCGCTCTACTGTGTGGGTAGTATTTTACCACAGGAAAATTATGTTTCCCTTATTCCTTTTTGGCGACTGGCTACGAGTCTGAGATTTACTAGTATAAAAAATCTAATGTCTGTTTAAGTCTCTTTACGAGTTAATCAAGCGGCGAGATGTCTTGTCTGTGCTGCCGACCGGCTACGGGAAATCGCTTATTTTCCCAGTTATATCCGTACTacctgacatatagggacgttacATATAGACgcgtgacatatagggacgttcGTCAAAATTACCTATACGGCACTCATAACAACCAACTGAGcgcctgacatatagggacgttacgAATACGAGTCCGTGGGAAACAAGGGGGAACACACTGATCAATTTATACTTtgtagggaggggagggtgggtgacAAAGTACACCTGTCCAATGTGAAAGTGTGACAACTTATGCACTAGACCTGTCCAATGTGAGAGTGTGACAACGTATGCACTAGGCCTGTCCAATGTGAGAGTGTGACAACTTATGCACTAGACCTGTCCAATGTAAGAGTGTGACAACTTATGCACTAGACCTGTCCAATGTGAGAGTGTGACAACTTATGCACTAGAACTGTCCAATGTGGAAGTGTGACAACTTATGCACTAGGCCTGTCCAATGTGAGAGTGTGACAACTTATGCACTAGGCCTGTCCAATGTGAGAGTGTGACAACTTATGCACTAGACCTGTCCAATGTGAGAGTGTGACAACTTATGCACTAGACCTGTCCAATGTGAGAGTGTGACAACTTATGCACTAGACCTGTCCAATGTGAGAGTGTGACAACTTATGCACTAGACCTGTCCAATGTGGAAGTGTGACAACTTATGCACTAGACCTGTCCAATGTGGAAGTGTGACAACTTATGCACTAGACCTGTTCAATGTGAGAGTGTGACAACTTATGCACTAGACCTGTCCAATGTGAGAGTGTGACAACTTATGCACTAGACCTGTCCAATGTGAGAGTGTGACAACTTATGCACTAGACCTGTCCAATGTGAGAGTGTGACAACGTATGCACTAGACCTGTCCAATGTGGAAGTGTGACAACTTATGCACTAGACCTGTCCAATGTGGAAGTGTGACAACTTATGCACTAGGCCTGTCCAATGTGAGAGTGTGACTATGCAGGTGTCCAATGTGGAAG from the Nematostella vectensis chromosome 4, jaNemVect1.1, whole genome shotgun sequence genome contains:
- the LOC5516600 gene encoding ubiquitin carboxyl-terminal hydrolase 30, with the protein product MEPPTASVCVAAAAVAAGLYIYFGPSNPPRSRNPKGLCAGLYNLGNTCFMNSVLQGLASIASFVSWTDEFTWRKEQLNQDGNLLGEAIVELMKELNIEWNEDDAVLSAGPIIQALQHHGWVIPSNQQDAFEFFQVLSSTLEEELGELPAILDLSSITSVEKSKGGLDGSVRHRISRVSYGRHCVKKHVPFRGLLASQLVCKECRFKCPVKFDGFDSISLSLPMTLQVGLSLEDLLQKFVCSESVDSVECKGCGNLGSENTKSSFIKRLTVGKLPQCLCIHVKRTYWHNNGMPYKINTFVRFGEYLNLGPYMYDPVSRSPKRSRSDLNLPMTIKLLAEGDEGMRSPTKRVRTSSVNMQMLSELGSAFPSGLLSPISFSRQNSESRSRTVYQLTAVTSHTGDVDDGHYVTYRRFVPSHPDERGSLWLYTSDELVEVATHDQVFSSSAYMLYYERCPAGFEELAKCFESVMECDD